In Acidimicrobiales bacterium, a single window of DNA contains:
- a CDS encoding serine hydrolase domain-containing protein, protein MGGLANYRPRLERTLAERADAYAVPGAVVGVMLGDEIEVATYGVANLATGVEVTPDTLFQIGSIAKLYTATLLCQMEGAGVVSLDEPVRAQLQEFAVADPGATLEITPRHLLAHTSGMHGDHLIDTGWNPDALERYVETLHALGQIHAPDETYSFCNTGFGVAGRLIEVATGEHYDRVLRRRLVRPIGARATLTLPQHALLHRVAVGHELPQGDQPAQAVHRWPLARANGPMGGILAPAAEVLAFARLHLAGGIALNGAELLPAHTVEAMAEPQVESPLPDEDQALAWTVRRWGDVTCLGQDGDTFGQRSYLRVIPERRFAAVVLANSPAGARLAWDLWPEIVGDLVDVHVPLPTEMGPPSPLDDATPFVGTFDRLHQRIDVTAATDTTEKALDMRVAPSGVLDELGREGAVVRLVPVDLDAGIFRTTWPESGLDEPVVFTPTTDGQAHAVYLQGRLHTRT, encoded by the coding sequence ATGGGTGGTCTGGCGAACTACCGCCCTCGCCTCGAGCGGACCCTCGCCGAGCGGGCCGATGCCTACGCGGTGCCTGGCGCCGTCGTCGGCGTGATGCTGGGCGACGAAATCGAGGTGGCGACCTACGGCGTCGCCAACCTGGCCACCGGCGTGGAGGTCACGCCGGACACGCTGTTCCAGATCGGCTCGATCGCCAAGCTCTACACGGCCACCCTGCTGTGCCAGATGGAGGGCGCCGGCGTCGTGTCGCTCGACGAGCCGGTGCGCGCCCAGCTGCAGGAGTTCGCCGTGGCCGACCCCGGAGCCACGCTGGAGATCACGCCCCGCCACCTGCTGGCCCACACCAGCGGCATGCACGGCGACCACCTCATCGACACCGGCTGGAACCCCGACGCCCTGGAGCGCTACGTCGAGACGCTGCACGCCCTGGGCCAGATCCACGCCCCCGACGAGACCTACAGCTTCTGCAACACCGGCTTCGGGGTGGCCGGGCGGCTGATCGAGGTGGCCACCGGTGAGCACTACGACCGGGTGCTGCGGCGCCGCCTGGTCCGCCCGATCGGCGCCCGGGCGACGCTCACCCTGCCGCAGCACGCCCTGCTCCACCGGGTGGCGGTCGGCCACGAGCTGCCGCAGGGCGACCAGCCCGCCCAGGCCGTGCACCGCTGGCCCCTCGCCCGCGCCAACGGCCCGATGGGCGGCATCCTGGCGCCGGCCGCCGAGGTGCTGGCGTTCGCCCGGCTGCACCTGGCGGGCGGGATCGCCCTCAACGGCGCCGAGCTCCTGCCCGCCCACACCGTGGAGGCGATGGCCGAGCCACAGGTCGAGTCGCCGCTGCCCGACGAGGACCAGGCGCTGGCGTGGACGGTCCGACGCTGGGGCGACGTCACCTGCCTGGGCCAGGACGGCGACACCTTCGGCCAGCGCTCCTACCTGCGGGTGATCCCCGAGCGCCGCTTCGCCGCCGTGGTGCTGGCCAACAGCCCCGCCGGCGCCCGGCTCGCCTGGGACCTGTGGCCGGAGATCGTCGGGGACCTGGTCGACGTCCACGTGCCGCTCCCCACCGAGATGGGGCCGCCGAGCCCGCTGGACGACGCCACCCCGTTCGTCGGCACGTTCGACCGGCTGCACCAGCGCATCGACGTGACCGCCGCGACGGACACCACCGAGAAGGCGCTCGACATGCGCGTCGCACCGTCGGGGGTGCTCGACGAGCTGGGCCGCGAGGGCGCGGTCGTCCGGCTGGTTCCGGTCGACCTCGACGCCGGCATCTTCCGGACGACGTGGCCCGAGTCGGGCCTCGACGAGCCGGTGGTCTTCACCCCGACCACCGACGGCCAGGCCCACGCGGTGTACCTGCAGGGCCGCCTCCACACCCGCACCTGA